The Streptomyces kanamyceticus genome window below encodes:
- a CDS encoding helix-turn-helix domain-containing protein: MQSRWKENEFGSILQFYRTWRGLTQQQLADLSVLSVRALRDLEHGRAKRPRRETVRLLADALRLDAERREVFEQAARPTPVGGAELSGIPFMGDVYEYATVPLDSPTAEYPQGGWAEALNDLAKQSWRLVTVDRGVAFLERQLCPRADA, translated from the coding sequence GTGCAGTCGCGCTGGAAGGAAAACGAGTTCGGATCCATTCTGCAGTTCTATCGGACCTGGCGGGGGCTTACCCAGCAGCAGCTGGCCGACCTTTCCGTCCTGAGCGTACGGGCGTTGCGGGACCTGGAGCACGGCCGGGCCAAGCGGCCCCGGCGGGAAACCGTCCGACTCCTTGCCGACGCGCTCAGGCTCGATGCCGAGAGGCGCGAAGTCTTCGAGCAGGCGGCTCGCCCGACACCGGTCGGCGGTGCCGAACTGTCCGGCATCCCCTTCATGGGCGACGTATATGAATACGCCACGGTGCCCCTGGACTCCCCGACCGCCGAATATCCGCAGGGCGGCTGGGCCGAGGCACTGAACGACCTGGCGAAGCAGTCCTGGCGGCTGGTCACCGTCGATCGCGGCGTGGCATTTCTGGAGCGCCAGCTCTGCCCCAGGGCCGACGCCTAG
- a CDS encoding methylaspartate mutase, which translates to MAQSTRGLAPTSFGGFVRAAGELVVQPRMGFSSPERMRRGLDATRAADATTVGTLTIDSYTRVGDLPAARRALDEGVDLNGFPLVTHGPRRTREMLDGVHGPDFPVQVRHGSAAPQDIVRALTAAGLHATEGGPVSYCLPYGRTPLKESVRNWAESCRLLTDGVGDGAEPHLESFGGCMLGQLCPPGLLVALSLLEGMFFAQHGVRSVSLSYAQQIDPEQDAEAVRALRALAAELLPGVDRHIVIYTYMGVHPATRSGARALQEAAVRLAVRTGAERLIVKTTAEAHRIPTIAQNVAALEDCAVTARHTEPGAAARDDGGSEVYAESRALIDAVLNLGSDLGDALLTAFRRGWLDVPYCLHPDNASRSASFIDERGRLAWSSIGSMPLGHVATARPAAALTSGGLLEALHHMAARLDLGELTRAPSGEPYPIRDGAM; encoded by the coding sequence ATGGCGCAGAGCACCCGTGGCCTCGCGCCCACGAGCTTCGGCGGATTCGTACGCGCCGCCGGGGAGCTGGTCGTCCAGCCCCGCATGGGCTTCAGCTCCCCGGAGCGGATGCGCAGGGGCCTCGATGCCACCCGTGCCGCCGACGCCACCACCGTCGGGACGCTGACCATCGACAGCTACACCAGGGTCGGTGATCTGCCCGCGGCGCGGCGCGCCCTCGACGAGGGGGTGGACCTCAACGGCTTCCCCCTCGTCACGCACGGCCCCCGGCGCACTCGCGAGATGCTCGACGGCGTGCACGGGCCGGACTTCCCCGTCCAGGTGCGGCACGGCTCCGCGGCCCCGCAGGACATCGTGCGGGCCCTCACCGCGGCGGGACTGCACGCCACGGAGGGCGGTCCCGTCTCGTACTGCCTGCCCTACGGCCGTACGCCGCTCAAGGAGTCCGTACGCAACTGGGCGGAGTCCTGCCGCCTGCTGACCGACGGCGTCGGCGACGGCGCCGAGCCGCATCTGGAGAGCTTCGGCGGCTGCATGCTGGGACAGCTGTGCCCGCCGGGACTCCTCGTCGCGCTCTCGCTGCTCGAAGGCATGTTCTTCGCCCAGCACGGGGTGCGCAGCGTCTCGCTCAGCTACGCCCAGCAGATCGACCCCGAGCAGGACGCCGAGGCGGTGCGGGCGCTGCGCGCCCTCGCCGCCGAACTGCTTCCCGGCGTCGACCGGCACATCGTCATCTACACCTACATGGGCGTCCACCCGGCCACGCGCTCCGGCGCCCGCGCCCTGCAAGAGGCGGCCGTCCGGCTCGCCGTGCGCACCGGCGCCGAGCGGCTCATCGTGAAGACCACCGCGGAGGCCCACCGGATCCCGACGATCGCCCAGAACGTGGCGGCATTGGAGGACTGCGCCGTCACCGCGCGGCACACCGAGCCCGGCGCCGCAGCGCGGGACGACGGGGGGTCGGAGGTGTACGCCGAGTCGCGCGCCCTGATCGACGCCGTCCTGAACCTCGGCTCCGATCTGGGCGACGCCCTGCTCACGGCGTTCCGGCGCGGCTGGCTCGACGTGCCCTACTGCCTGCACCCCGACAACGCGTCGCGCAGCGCCAGCTTCATCGACGAGCGCGGCAGGCTGGCCTGGAGCTCGATCGGCTCGATGCCCCTCGGACACGTCGCCACGGCTCGCCCGGCGGCGGCCCTGACCAGCGGCGGACTCCTGGAGGCCCTGCACCACATGGCGGCACGACTGGACCTCGGCGAGCTCACACGGGCGCCGAGCGGGGAACCGTATCCGATCCGAGACGGGGCGATGTGA
- a CDS encoding 50S ribosomal protein L11 methyltransferase, which translates to MFLQESETSTTTRVRRPLTTPDDTESGSAPTSPDSAYRLAVASLQTLAQDIKDLAERAQATLRDPAAHLGAGSGALSDIALASVPRWHFAMLNDTERNSALVSALEGNVPPGAHVLDIGSGTGLLAMAAVRAGAGRVTTCELNPLLAEVARQIIDAHGMSDTITVIGKPSTELEVGKDIDARADVLVSEIVDCGLIGEGLLPSIRHAREHLLAPDGIMLPAAARLYGQLVQSESMARLNRVDMASGFDVSLMNTLATPGHFPVRLNTWPHQMLSGAFPLVEFDLAKGILGPGARTLPVAADTDGLAHALVVWFELDLGATTLCNGPDSKDSHWMQALVPFELPVPVTAGEKVPLRLGWSDYRLNVTVA; encoded by the coding sequence ATGTTTCTGCAGGAGAGCGAGACCAGTACGACCACCAGGGTGCGCCGTCCGCTCACCACGCCTGACGACACCGAAAGCGGTTCGGCGCCGACCTCGCCCGACAGCGCGTACCGCCTGGCGGTCGCCTCGTTGCAGACGCTGGCCCAGGACATCAAGGACCTGGCCGAGCGGGCGCAGGCGACGCTGCGGGACCCGGCGGCGCACCTGGGCGCGGGGTCGGGCGCGCTGTCCGACATCGCCCTCGCGTCCGTGCCCCGCTGGCACTTCGCGATGCTGAACGACACCGAGCGCAACAGCGCACTGGTCTCGGCCCTGGAGGGCAACGTGCCGCCCGGCGCGCACGTGCTGGACATCGGATCGGGGACCGGGCTGCTCGCCATGGCGGCCGTACGGGCCGGTGCGGGACGCGTGACCACGTGCGAACTCAACCCGCTCCTCGCGGAGGTCGCGCGGCAGATCATCGACGCGCACGGCATGTCCGACACCATCACCGTCATCGGGAAGCCGTCGACGGAACTTGAGGTCGGCAAGGACATCGACGCGCGCGCGGACGTCCTGGTCTCCGAGATCGTCGACTGCGGACTGATCGGCGAGGGACTGCTGCCCTCCATCCGCCATGCCCGCGAACACCTGCTCGCGCCCGACGGCATCATGCTGCCCGCCGCGGCCAGGCTGTACGGACAACTGGTGCAGAGCGAGTCCATGGCCCGGCTCAACCGCGTCGACATGGCGAGCGGGTTCGACGTCTCGCTGATGAACACCCTCGCCACGCCGGGGCACTTCCCGGTGCGCCTCAACACCTGGCCGCATCAGATGCTCTCCGGCGCCTTTCCGCTCGTCGAATTCGATCTGGCGAAGGGGATCCTGGGCCCTGGCGCGCGGACCCTGCCGGTGGCCGCCGACACCGACGGGCTCGCCCACGCGCTCGTCGTCTGGTTCGAACTCGATCTCGGCGCGACGACCTTGTGCAACGGCCCCGACAGCAAGGACTCGCACTGGATGCAGGCCCTGGTCCCCTTCGAGCTGCCCGTCCCGGTCACCGCGGGGGAGAAGGTCCCGCTGCGGCTCGGCTGGAGCGACTACCGGCTGAATGTGACCGTAGCGTGA
- a CDS encoding aspartyl/asparaginyl beta-hydroxylase domain-containing protein: MSNAMFGAAQLEGEFDVDRLVAELVHLEATQWAKQRTFGESLEPTEETEADWRVLPLRSPEGRVDRTDPGGMGLVDYASTPWMEQAPYIASIVDALPTDVRAVRLMALGPGAEVSEHRDYPYGLPAGWVRLHIPLITNAEAVLTLDGVDYTWPPGTLWFGDFNRLHSVRNGGSERRVHLVIDSYVSRELLELFPADFRESMRWSDVLVDRPEMPLGKAELHSMLAEFALPGQFLYGEIDELDDPGTPDLEGRLRLDGDRLVLDVGDVPTASLVHIGEGEFRMTGGMMDRTLKVEPADGALRVRFRRRHGSRTEEALRSAARPVG; the protein is encoded by the coding sequence ATGTCGAATGCCATGTTCGGCGCTGCGCAGCTCGAGGGCGAATTTGACGTGGACCGGCTCGTGGCCGAGCTCGTTCATCTGGAAGCCACGCAATGGGCGAAGCAGCGCACCTTCGGAGAGAGCCTGGAACCCACGGAGGAGACCGAGGCCGACTGGCGGGTCCTGCCGCTGCGCAGCCCCGAGGGCCGCGTCGACCGGACGGACCCCGGCGGCATGGGCCTGGTCGATTACGCCTCCACGCCCTGGATGGAGCAGGCCCCCTACATCGCGTCCATCGTGGACGCGCTGCCGACCGACGTGCGCGCGGTGCGCCTCATGGCACTCGGCCCCGGCGCCGAAGTGTCCGAACACCGTGACTATCCCTACGGTCTTCCGGCCGGTTGGGTGCGGCTGCACATACCGCTGATCACCAATGCGGAAGCCGTTCTCACACTGGACGGCGTCGACTACACCTGGCCGCCCGGCACCCTGTGGTTCGGTGACTTCAACCGGCTCCACTCGGTGCGCAACGGCGGCTCCGAGCGCCGTGTCCACCTCGTCATCGACAGTTATGTGAGCCGGGAACTCCTGGAGCTCTTCCCCGCGGACTTCCGGGAATCCATGCGCTGGTCGGACGTCCTTGTGGACCGTCCGGAAATGCCGCTCGGCAAGGCCGAACTGCATTCCATGCTCGCCGAATTCGCGCTTCCCGGGCAATTCCTCTACGGCGAGATCGACGAACTCGACGACCCGGGTACTCCCGACCTCGAAGGCCGTCTGCGGCTCGACGGGGACCGGCTCGTCCTCGACGTCGGCGACGTCCCCACCGCGTCGCTGGTCCACATCGGCGAGGGCGAGTTCCGCATGACCGGCGGAATGATGGACCGCACTCTCAAGGTCGAGCCCGCCGACGGCGCCCTGCGCGTCCGCTTCCGCAGGCGCCACGGGAGCCGTACGGAGGAGGCCCTGCGCTCCGCGGCACGGCCCGTGGGCTGA
- the gntD gene encoding guanitoxin biosynthesis L-enduracididine beta-hydroxylase GntD, whose amino-acid sequence MAEENILHYELSPAEARQLRDESARLAATLPDATDPTGYDRNPFADAGLPDGLRKALERFRRTEDHVGFLVHGFPVDDAAVGATPEHWERTDPSGSTREPDHFLAMCSTALGDPYNWLTLQLGRMVQDVLPIRGDEDRPTGHGSEALLELHTEDCFHPDRCDYLLLLGMRNDEHVPTALSSVRDVKLSDEDLDALLRPDFYNLPDDEHVRQLRTRFPDHPALARAEEMERNPEAVPVLFGDRERPYVRVDQTFTRCVADRPGAQRAFDNLIAELERVQQAVVIDQGTLLIIDNYLAVHGRKPFRPKYDGRDRWLKRMIVSRDLRKASASILPDSRRVLF is encoded by the coding sequence ATGGCCGAAGAGAACATCCTGCACTACGAGTTGTCCCCCGCCGAGGCACGTCAGTTAAGGGACGAGAGCGCCCGCCTCGCCGCCACCCTGCCCGACGCGACGGACCCGACGGGCTACGACCGCAACCCGTTCGCCGACGCCGGGCTCCCGGACGGCCTGCGCAAGGCCCTGGAGCGGTTCCGCCGCACCGAGGACCACGTGGGGTTCCTCGTCCACGGCTTCCCCGTGGACGACGCGGCGGTCGGCGCGACCCCCGAGCACTGGGAGCGCACCGACCCGAGCGGATCCACCCGGGAGCCCGACCACTTCCTCGCCATGTGCTCGACGGCGCTCGGCGACCCCTACAACTGGCTGACCCTGCAGCTCGGCCGCATGGTCCAGGACGTGCTGCCCATCCGCGGCGACGAGGACCGGCCCACCGGACACGGCAGCGAGGCGCTCCTCGAACTCCACACCGAGGACTGCTTCCACCCCGACCGCTGCGACTACCTGCTGCTCCTCGGCATGCGCAACGACGAACACGTGCCGACCGCCCTCTCCTCGGTCCGTGACGTGAAGCTCAGCGACGAGGACCTCGACGCGCTGCTGCGCCCCGACTTCTACAACCTCCCCGACGACGAGCACGTCCGGCAGCTGCGCACCCGCTTCCCCGACCACCCGGCGCTCGCCAGGGCCGAGGAGATGGAGCGCAATCCCGAGGCGGTGCCCGTGCTGTTCGGCGACCGCGAGCGCCCCTACGTCCGCGTGGACCAGACCTTCACGCGGTGCGTGGCCGACCGTCCCGGCGCCCAGCGCGCCTTCGACAACCTCATCGCCGAGCTGGAGCGCGTGCAGCAGGCCGTGGTCATCGACCAGGGCACCCTGCTGATCATCGACAACTACCTCGCCGTGCACGGCCGCAAGCCGTTCCGGCCCAAGTACGACGGCAGGGACCGCTGGCTGAAGCGGATGATCGTCAGCCGCGATCTGCGCAAGGCCAGCGCGAGCATCCTCCCGGACAGCCGCCGGGTCCTGTTCTGA
- a CDS encoding cobalamin B12-binding domain-containing protein has translation MTGLGSPGVVPRDDAPRGVAAREAAGRLDVVVTGTSSDAHTWNLIYLELLLTEWGNRVTNLGPCVPDALLLERCTARVPDLIVVSSVNGHGANDGLRLIAAIRESAELASTPVVIGGKLGTLGDGSAAWGPRLREAGYDAVFDDSVGVLEFHGFLEKLRAEARC, from the coding sequence ATGACCGGACTGGGGAGCCCCGGTGTCGTGCCCCGCGACGACGCCCCGCGCGGCGTCGCCGCGCGCGAGGCGGCAGGACGCCTGGACGTCGTGGTGACCGGCACCTCGTCGGACGCGCACACCTGGAACCTGATCTACCTGGAACTGCTGCTCACCGAGTGGGGGAACCGGGTGACCAACCTGGGGCCCTGCGTCCCCGACGCGCTGCTCCTGGAACGCTGCACGGCGCGGGTCCCCGACCTCATCGTCGTCAGCAGCGTCAACGGACACGGCGCCAACGACGGACTGCGGCTGATCGCCGCCATCCGGGAGAGCGCCGAACTCGCGTCGACCCCGGTGGTGATCGGCGGCAAGCTCGGCACCCTCGGCGACGGCTCGGCCGCCTGGGGGCCGCGACTGCGCGAGGCGGGCTACGACGCGGTGTTCGACGACAGCGTCGGCGTCCTCGAGTTCCACGGCTTCCTGGAGAAGCTGCGAGCCGAGGCGCGCTGCTGA
- a CDS encoding glutamate synthase-related protein: MNALRAAGFPEAEVRARAREGAARLFPPAASYGRELFGAGGHPPHGQEGPRGQDPADALDRTRLVPPAFMPRRLEKLIELAREPLHGDVDLTTVIGGFAAALPVYVSAFGSTEVASRDLGTAVGRQAARLGIPMVVGENIGPVNGTGRLDERAGRTLLGRIAAYGDALEGEGGGVAVQQSTEDADAEMWNLVYSDVSARPLLDSGRLAFELKVGQGAKPGLGGMTVIGEESAHRLEEQYAVERILDEGSGLALRCGTPGTFTDEILAHQVRLMRNNYPRAKVWVKLPPSRDVREAAATAWEAGAHAVTVDGAEGGSGWAPTAFLDSVGLPLGECLRRLAPRPGDCLLVSGRMWEGTRAAKALAAGAAAVGLGRAALLAVDEDGDAGLEHLVRALALELRLLVSAMGKYRVGELGPEDLWDPAAPERAPRSSAEPRAEGVPAH; the protein is encoded by the coding sequence GTGAACGCACTGCGAGCCGCGGGCTTTCCCGAGGCGGAAGTACGGGCGCGGGCCCGCGAGGGAGCCGCCCGGCTCTTTCCGCCCGCCGCCTCCTACGGGCGTGAGCTGTTCGGCGCCGGGGGACACCCGCCGCACGGGCAGGAAGGACCGCGCGGGCAGGACCCGGCCGATGCCCTCGACCGGACGCGGCTGGTGCCGCCCGCCTTCATGCCGCGCCGCCTGGAGAAGCTCATCGAGCTGGCCCGCGAACCGCTGCACGGGGACGTGGACCTGACGACCGTGATCGGCGGCTTCGCCGCGGCGCTGCCCGTGTACGTCTCGGCGTTCGGCTCCACCGAGGTGGCCAGCCGTGACCTGGGCACCGCGGTGGGACGGCAGGCGGCCCGGCTCGGCATACCGATGGTCGTCGGCGAGAACATCGGTCCGGTCAACGGCACCGGGCGCCTCGACGAGCGGGCGGGCCGGACCCTCCTCGGCCGGATCGCCGCGTACGGCGACGCGCTGGAGGGCGAAGGGGGCGGCGTCGCGGTCCAGCAGTCCACCGAGGACGCCGACGCCGAGATGTGGAACCTCGTCTACAGCGACGTCTCCGCGCGGCCGCTCCTCGACTCGGGCCGACTCGCCTTCGAGCTGAAGGTGGGCCAGGGCGCGAAGCCCGGCCTCGGCGGGATGACGGTGATCGGCGAGGAGTCCGCGCACCGACTGGAAGAGCAGTACGCGGTGGAGCGGATCCTCGACGAGGGCAGCGGCCTCGCCCTGCGCTGCGGCACCCCGGGCACCTTCACCGACGAGATCCTCGCCCACCAGGTACGGCTGATGCGGAACAACTACCCGCGCGCCAAGGTCTGGGTGAAGCTGCCGCCCTCCCGCGACGTGCGCGAGGCCGCGGCCACCGCCTGGGAGGCAGGCGCCCACGCGGTCACCGTGGACGGCGCGGAGGGCGGTTCCGGCTGGGCGCCGACCGCCTTCCTCGACTCGGTGGGCCTGCCCCTCGGGGAGTGCCTGCGCAGGCTCGCGCCGCGCCCCGGGGACTGCCTGCTCGTCAGCGGCCGGATGTGGGAAGGCACCCGGGCCGCCAAGGCGCTGGCGGCCGGGGCCGCCGCCGTGGGCCTGGGCAGGGCGGCGCTCCTCGCCGTCGACGAGGACGGCGACGCGGGCCTCGAACACCTCGTGCGGGCGCTCGCCCTCGAACTGCGGCTGCTGGTCAGCGCGATGGGCAAGTACCGGGTGGGCGAGCTGGGTCCTGAAGACCTGTGGGACCCGGCGGCGCCGGAGCGGGCACCGCGCAGCTCGGCGGAGCCGAGGGCCGAGGGAGTCCCGGCGCACTGA
- a CDS encoding helix-turn-helix transcriptional regulator produces MQLDEEGKAVYKAILADFGADIAGLSSRLDISRNRLREILARLSELSLIRATLDAPEHYRAVDPNVAAHMLIAHHQERIAAEQRRVAQIQLLAAELTSDVVNGARPHGYPDGVEQLHGIEAIRDRIGTLVKSVTGAVMTFAPGGAQSEASLERAKPQDRELLRRGIRMRTLYLDSCRKSPATMEYAQWLTEFGGEVRTAVSLPIRLMILDHATAVLATDDKDSAVGALVLRDDGTLAALCALFERCWETAVPLGAKVRGRDESGLTAQETEALRLLGQGLTDEAVAARLGVSPRTARRIAANVMALLGARSRFQAGVRAGARGWLSGDE; encoded by the coding sequence TTGCAGTTGGACGAGGAGGGCAAGGCGGTCTACAAGGCCATCCTTGCCGATTTCGGCGCGGACATCGCGGGACTCTCCTCCCGGCTCGACATTTCGCGGAACCGGTTGCGCGAGATCCTGGCACGACTCAGTGAGCTGTCGTTGATACGCGCCACGCTCGATGCGCCGGAGCACTATCGCGCCGTCGATCCCAACGTGGCCGCCCACATGCTCATCGCCCACCACCAGGAGCGGATCGCGGCCGAGCAGCGCCGCGTCGCCCAGATCCAGCTGCTCGCCGCCGAGTTGACCTCCGACGTGGTGAACGGCGCCCGGCCCCACGGATACCCCGACGGAGTCGAACAGCTCCACGGCATCGAGGCCATCCGCGACCGGATCGGCACGCTCGTCAAGTCCGTGACCGGCGCCGTGATGACCTTCGCCCCGGGCGGCGCCCAGAGCGAGGCGAGCCTGGAGCGCGCCAAGCCGCAGGACCGCGAACTGCTGCGCAGGGGCATCCGGATGCGCACCCTCTACCTCGACAGCTGCCGCAAGAGCCCCGCCACCATGGAATACGCCCAGTGGCTCACGGAGTTCGGCGGCGAGGTGCGCACCGCGGTGTCGCTCCCCATCCGGCTGATGATCCTCGACCACGCGACGGCGGTCCTCGCGACCGACGACAAGGACAGCGCGGTAGGGGCCCTGGTGCTCAGGGACGACGGCACGCTCGCCGCGCTCTGCGCGCTGTTCGAACGGTGCTGGGAGACGGCGGTGCCGCTCGGCGCGAAGGTGCGGGGCCGCGACGAGTCGGGGCTGACCGCCCAGGAGACCGAGGCGCTGCGGCTGCTCGGGCAGGGCCTCACCGACGAGGCCGTGGCCGCGAGGCTCGGGGTCTCGCCGCGCACCGCACGCCGTATCGCCGCCAACGTGATGGCCCTTCTCGGCGCCCGCAGCCGGTTCCAGGCCGGGGTGCGGGCGGGGGCGCGAGGATGGCTGTCGGGAGACGAATGA
- a CDS encoding helix-turn-helix domain-containing protein produces the protein MSTNGGAPHGSQDDGRTPRDTEVTLDASSLRGLAHPLRVKFLDLLRTEGPATVTRLADRTGVSSASASYHVRQLAQYGFVEEQARSGGGRERWWKAVHRTTRVRPADLVGSDEVGALADTYLRGVTALYAEQTQRAIDELPQLPAEWRAASTTSDFELRLSADQLKSLVEEIFHTVERYRAEGGRTADDAAHTAPVTLQIQAFPRPGTLTGSEPHEPE, from the coding sequence ATGAGCACGAACGGCGGAGCACCCCACGGAAGCCAGGACGACGGACGCACCCCGCGGGACACCGAAGTCACGCTGGACGCGAGCTCGTTGCGGGGCCTCGCGCACCCGCTCCGGGTCAAATTCCTGGACCTGCTGCGCACCGAGGGCCCGGCCACCGTGACCAGACTCGCGGACCGCACGGGAGTGAGCTCGGCGTCCGCCAGCTACCACGTCCGCCAACTCGCCCAGTACGGCTTCGTGGAGGAGCAGGCGCGGTCGGGCGGCGGACGCGAGCGCTGGTGGAAGGCGGTGCACCGGACCACCCGGGTGCGGCCCGCAGACCTCGTCGGCAGCGATGAGGTCGGCGCGCTCGCCGACACCTATCTGCGCGGCGTCACGGCCCTGTACGCGGAGCAGACCCAGCGCGCCATCGACGAACTGCCCCAGCTGCCCGCCGAGTGGCGCGCGGCGAGCACCACCAGCGACTTCGAACTACGCCTTTCAGCCGATCAGTTGAAGTCCCTGGTCGAGGAGATCTTCCACACCGTCGAGCGGTACCGCGCCGAAGGCGGCCGGACGGCGGACGACGCCGCACACACGGCGCCGGTCACCCTCCAGATCCAGGCGTTCCCCCGGCCCGGCACGCTGACCGGGAGCGAGCCGCACGAACCTGAATGA
- a CDS encoding MFS transporter has product MTGLLASFTVSLFGTRLSMIALPWLVLDTSDSPIRTGLIVFCEAVPLVVGKALSGPLIDRMGGRSFSVAADLISAVVVMLVPLCYWLDILPFGVLMVLAAAIGLARGPGDVAKRTLIPTVAEDAGISLERASGMMGTVERIAGAAGPAAAGALVALLSPLWAMVGNSFCFVLSAGLISIGALRSARQPSRKGQVAEEIPAEEAPAEELLAKDQAPEESYVERLKAGARFLARNRLLRSIAIMLSVTNLIDAAYGSLLIPVWAKETGGGPAAIGALGSAFGIAAVAGSLLATAFSHKLRRRRTYVIAFLVGGPPRFVVMALDVPLWVVVVTAVADGLAIGFINPIINAVQMERIPRHLLGRVSALTDSVGTAGIPLGPILAGVAVSFTGLAPVLLGCGAIYLFCTVIPPLFPHWRELDSRPQQPEEPEPHKETV; this is encoded by the coding sequence ATGACCGGCCTGCTCGCCTCCTTCACGGTCTCGCTCTTCGGCACCAGGCTCAGCATGATCGCGCTGCCCTGGCTGGTGCTCGACACGAGTGACAGCCCCATCCGTACGGGCCTCATCGTGTTCTGCGAGGCGGTGCCACTGGTCGTCGGCAAGGCGTTGTCAGGGCCTCTGATCGACCGGATGGGCGGGCGGAGCTTCAGCGTCGCCGCCGACCTGATCAGTGCCGTCGTGGTCATGCTGGTCCCGCTCTGCTACTGGCTGGACATCCTGCCCTTCGGGGTCCTGATGGTCCTGGCCGCCGCGATCGGCCTGGCCCGCGGCCCCGGTGACGTGGCCAAGCGCACCCTGATCCCGACGGTCGCCGAGGACGCCGGGATCTCGCTGGAACGGGCCAGCGGAATGATGGGCACGGTCGAGCGGATCGCGGGCGCGGCGGGGCCCGCCGCGGCCGGCGCGCTCGTCGCCCTCCTGAGCCCGCTGTGGGCCATGGTCGGCAACTCGTTCTGCTTCGTGCTCTCCGCGGGGCTCATCTCCATCGGCGCCCTGCGGTCGGCCCGGCAGCCCTCCAGGAAGGGCCAGGTCGCGGAGGAGATCCCCGCCGAGGAGGCTCCCGCCGAGGAGCTTCTCGCCAAGGACCAGGCCCCCGAAGAGAGTTACGTGGAGCGGCTCAAGGCGGGCGCCCGCTTCCTGGCCCGTAACCGGCTGCTGCGCTCCATCGCCATCATGCTCAGCGTCACCAACCTCATCGACGCGGCCTACGGCTCCCTGCTCATCCCGGTCTGGGCCAAGGAGACCGGCGGCGGTCCGGCCGCCATCGGCGCGCTCGGCTCGGCCTTCGGCATCGCGGCCGTCGCGGGATCCCTGCTGGCCACGGCGTTCTCGCACAAGCTGCGCCGCCGCCGTACGTACGTCATCGCCTTCCTGGTCGGGGGACCGCCCCGGTTCGTCGTCATGGCCCTGGACGTACCGCTGTGGGTGGTCGTGGTGACCGCGGTGGCGGACGGCCTCGCCATCGGCTTCATCAACCCGATCATCAACGCCGTCCAGATGGAGCGCATCCCGCGCCACTTGCTCGGCCGCGTCTCCGCGCTCACCGACTCCGTCGGCACGGCGGGGATTCCGCTCGGCCCGATCCTGGCCGGTGTCGCCGTGTCGTTCACGGGCCTGGCACCCGTCCTGCTCGGCTGTGGCGCGATCTATCTGTTCTGCACCGTGATACCACCGCTCTTCCCGCACTGGCGCGAACTGGATTCCCGGCCGCAGCAACCAGAGGAGCCGGAACCACACAAGGAGACCGTGTAG
- a CDS encoding SDR family NAD(P)-dependent oxidoreductase: MRTIVISGASSGIGRATAERFAAAGDHVVNLDVKAPDPGGEPAGTWTEVDVADWTAVQEAVAGAHRETGRLDVVIANAGISTRHGVLDMRESDVRRLVEVNLFGVLALWQQAARIMVEQGHGTLLATASVNGTRGYPHYADYNASKAGILALVRTFALELSPRVRAACVSPGAVLTPMQLAEYTDEMLKETNAQIPAGRHADPSEIASAFHYLASDEAAFLTGQELIIDGGETVGATTSAYGTAVRSGR; encoded by the coding sequence GTGCGCACCATCGTCATATCAGGAGCGTCCAGCGGGATCGGCCGCGCCACCGCCGAGCGGTTCGCCGCGGCGGGCGACCACGTGGTGAATCTCGACGTCAAAGCCCCGGACCCGGGCGGCGAGCCCGCCGGGACCTGGACCGAGGTCGACGTCGCCGACTGGACAGCGGTGCAGGAGGCGGTGGCCGGGGCCCACCGGGAGACCGGGCGGCTCGACGTCGTCATCGCCAACGCGGGCATCAGCACCCGGCACGGCGTCCTCGACATGCGCGAGAGCGACGTCCGGCGCCTTGTCGAGGTCAACCTCTTCGGCGTACTCGCCCTGTGGCAGCAGGCCGCCCGGATCATGGTCGAGCAGGGGCACGGCACCTTGCTGGCCACGGCGTCCGTCAACGGCACCCGGGGCTACCCGCACTACGCCGACTACAACGCCAGCAAGGCGGGCATCCTCGCCCTCGTCCGTACGTTCGCGCTCGAACTGAGCCCGCGCGTCAGGGCCGCCTGCGTCAGCCCCGGCGCGGTGCTCACCCCCATGCAACTCGCCGAGTACACCGACGAGATGCTCAAGGAGACCAACGCCCAGATCCCGGCGGGCAGGCACGCGGACCCGTCCGAGATCGCCTCGGCGTTCCACTACCTCGCCTCCGACGAGGCGGCGTTCCTCACCGGACAGGAACTGATCATCGACGGCGGCGAGACGGTCGGCGCCACGACCTCCGCGTACGGCACAGCCGTGCGCAGCGGCCGATGA